The proteins below are encoded in one region of Salmo salar chromosome ssa02, Ssal_v3.1, whole genome shotgun sequence:
- the LOC106580365 gene encoding transmembrane protein 79 isoform X1 has protein sequence MSEILPSNLELLDNSPSKTSRVTAEPQPPTWGAEGEKVIKELGEDLEKRREGVVEEDEMVSSAKLEPTTLQWPGDRDVEKTTKNGSALTAAKEDKGDDPEGERRSVYSMCTSLQEGESQMERGLGLGAERMRTEEEWMGREVQHPGLCKRGKKVEVEDDVNSLPEKAAQVFNPSVTVLHSSSAPTSPRERLAFRDVDAEESLLLIPQGTPPDGYYHDWPVERGSSKCGCDCANRDALKVGVSVFTAALIFPLLVWGGYVFLPFDAPMLDSAPLRLVYTLRCSVFAVVPIILGWLVLGVSRMRLGDVKPLRELEAREVGVHRRYVDDSITLFLLYFLQLGVMAPYLSQDLLKLVPLLTIIFAFGRLMYWVAAALGSSVRGFGFGLSFLPTVAMLGANLYFIFTMDAGGTIFAQDVVHQQDQPPASRQRFWG, from the exons ATGTCTGAGATCCTGCCATCAAACCTGGAGCTGCTAGACAACAGCCCCTCCAAAACCAGCAGGGTGACTGCTGAACCCCAACCCCCAACATGGGGggcagagggggagaaggtgattAAAGAATTGGGGGAAGATTTGGAAaagaggagggaaggagtggTGGAGGAAGACGAAATGGTTAGCTCGGCTAAATTGGAGCCTACCACTCTGCAATGGCCGGGTGACAGGGATGTAGAGAAAACTACAAAGAACGGAAGTGCATTGACTGCGGCGAAAGAAGATAAGGGGGATGACCctgagggagaaaggaggagtgTGTACTCCATGTGCACCTCTCTTCAAGAAGGAGAAagccagatggagagagggctgggtTTGGGAGCAGAGAGAATGAGAACGGAGGAAgaatggatggggagagaggtgcAGCACCCAGGGCTGTGTAAGAGAGGGAAGAAGGTAGAGGTGGAAGATGATGTGAACTCTTTGCCTGAGAAGGCAGCGCAGGTCTTCAACCCATCCGTCACCGTCCTACACTCCTCTAGTGCTCCGACCTCTCCCAGAGAAAGGTTGGCATTCAGGGATGTGGACGCAGAGGAGAGCCTCCTCCTCATTCCCCAGGGAACCCCACCTGATGGCTACTACCACGACTGGCCAGTGGAGCGGGGGTCCTCAAAAT gtGGGTGTGACTGTGCCAACAGGGATGCTCTCAAagtgggggtgtctgtgttcactGCAGCTCTGATTTTCCCCCTCCTAGTGTGGGGGGGCTATGTCTTCCTGCCTTTTGATGCCCCAATGCTGGACAGTGCCCCCCTCAGGCTGGTCTACACACTGCGCTGCTCTGTCTTCGCTGTGGTGCCCATCATATTGG GCTGGTTGGTGCTGGGTGTCTCCAGGATGCGGTTGGGGGATGTGAAGCCGCTGCGTGAATTGGAGGCCAGGGAGGTGGGTGTGCACCGGCGCTATGTGGATGACTCCATCACCCTCTTTCTGCTCTACTTCCTGCAGCTGGGCGTAATGGCGCCCTACCTGAGCCAGGACCTGCTCAAACTGGTGCCCCTGCTCACCATCATCTTTGCCTTCGGCAG GCTGATGTACTGGGTGGCAGCTGCACTGGGCAGCAGTGTTCGGGGCTTTGGCTTCGGCCTGTCCTTCCTGCCCACCGTGGCCATGCTGGGTGCCAATCTCTACTTCATCTTCACCATGGACGCTGGGGGCACCATCTTTGCCCAGGATGTGGTGCACCAACAAGACCAACCCCCAGCCTCCCGCCAGAGGTTCTGGGGATAG
- the LOC106580365 gene encoding transmembrane protein 79 isoform X2 has product MSEILPSNLELLDNSPSKTSRVTAEPQPPTWGAEGEKVIKELGEDLEKRREGVVEEDEMVSSAKLEPTTLQWPGDRDVEKTTKNGSALTAAKEDKGDDPEGERRSVYSMCTSLQEGESQMERGLGLGAERMRTEEEWMGREVQHPGLCKRGKKVEVEDDVNSLPEKAAQVFNPSVTVLHSSSAPTSPRERLAFRDVDAEESLLLIPQGTPPDGYYHDWPVERGSSKLWGGYVFLPFDAPMLDSAPLRLVYTLRCSVFAVVPIILGWLVLGVSRMRLGDVKPLRELEAREVGVHRRYVDDSITLFLLYFLQLGVMAPYLSQDLLKLVPLLTIIFAFGRLMYWVAAALGSSVRGFGFGLSFLPTVAMLGANLYFIFTMDAGGTIFAQDVVHQQDQPPASRQRFWG; this is encoded by the exons ATGTCTGAGATCCTGCCATCAAACCTGGAGCTGCTAGACAACAGCCCCTCCAAAACCAGCAGGGTGACTGCTGAACCCCAACCCCCAACATGGGGggcagagggggagaaggtgattAAAGAATTGGGGGAAGATTTGGAAaagaggagggaaggagtggTGGAGGAAGACGAAATGGTTAGCTCGGCTAAATTGGAGCCTACCACTCTGCAATGGCCGGGTGACAGGGATGTAGAGAAAACTACAAAGAACGGAAGTGCATTGACTGCGGCGAAAGAAGATAAGGGGGATGACCctgagggagaaaggaggagtgTGTACTCCATGTGCACCTCTCTTCAAGAAGGAGAAagccagatggagagagggctgggtTTGGGAGCAGAGAGAATGAGAACGGAGGAAgaatggatggggagagaggtgcAGCACCCAGGGCTGTGTAAGAGAGGGAAGAAGGTAGAGGTGGAAGATGATGTGAACTCTTTGCCTGAGAAGGCAGCGCAGGTCTTCAACCCATCCGTCACCGTCCTACACTCCTCTAGTGCTCCGACCTCTCCCAGAGAAAGGTTGGCATTCAGGGATGTGGACGCAGAGGAGAGCCTCCTCCTCATTCCCCAGGGAACCCCACCTGATGGCTACTACCACGACTGGCCAGTGGAGCGGGGGTCCTCAAAAT TGTGGGGGGGCTATGTCTTCCTGCCTTTTGATGCCCCAATGCTGGACAGTGCCCCCCTCAGGCTGGTCTACACACTGCGCTGCTCTGTCTTCGCTGTGGTGCCCATCATATTGG GCTGGTTGGTGCTGGGTGTCTCCAGGATGCGGTTGGGGGATGTGAAGCCGCTGCGTGAATTGGAGGCCAGGGAGGTGGGTGTGCACCGGCGCTATGTGGATGACTCCATCACCCTCTTTCTGCTCTACTTCCTGCAGCTGGGCGTAATGGCGCCCTACCTGAGCCAGGACCTGCTCAAACTGGTGCCCCTGCTCACCATCATCTTTGCCTTCGGCAG GCTGATGTACTGGGTGGCAGCTGCACTGGGCAGCAGTGTTCGGGGCTTTGGCTTCGGCCTGTCCTTCCTGCCCACCGTGGCCATGCTGGGTGCCAATCTCTACTTCATCTTCACCATGGACGCTGGGGGCACCATCTTTGCCCAGGATGTGGTGCACCAACAAGACCAACCCCCAGCCTCCCGCCAGAGGTTCTGGGGATAG
- the pdia7 gene encoding protein disulfide-isomerase A3 has translation MGTLGPFRMFLLFALAQQNVFVAASDVLELGDSDFHYTVAEYETVLVEFFAPWCGHCQQLAPEYETAATKLKGTVSLAKVDCTVNSETCGRFGVNGYPTLKIFRNGEDFAAYDGPRSADGIVSYMKKQAGPSSVPLHNGRDLDAFVNNFDASVVGFFSGVDSSQMAEFLKASSAMRDSHRFAHTTDLSLGLKHGVESDTVVLFRPPRLNSKFEDSLVKSDEAVSTASLRQFIRDNVFGLCPHLTAENRENMRGRDLLVAYYDVDYLRNIKGTNYWRNRVMKVATQFQSRGLSYAVANRAEFQEELEEEFGLGPSDGGELPLITIRNREGHKYSMQEEFTRDGKSLERFLEDYFAGKLKRQVKSEAASENNDGPVKVVVADNFEEIVNNPSKDVLVEFYAPWCGHCKSLEPKYTELGEQLSADTHIVIAKMDATANDVPPTYDVQGFPTIFFVPAGQKDQPRKYEGGREVNDFLNYLKEEATHPLVLGTAREDL, from the exons ATGGGTACCTTGGGTCCATTTCGCATGTTCTTGCTTTTTGCGTTGGCTCAGCAGAACGTCTTTGTAGCCGCCAGCGACGTGCTCGAGCTCGGGGATTCTGATTTCCATTACACGGTAGCAGAGTACGAGACTGTGCTGGTAGAATTCTTCGCGCCTTG GTGTGGTCACTGCCAGCAACTAGCCCCAGAATATGAAACTGCAGCAACAAAACTAAAAGGGACAGTGTCTTTAGCTAAA GTAGACTGCACAGTGAACTCTGAGACATGTGGACGTTTTGGGGTCAATGGGTACCCCACACTCAAAATCTTCCGCAATGGAGAGGACTTTGCTGCTTATGATGGACCCAGGAGTGCAG ATGGCATTGTGAGCTACATGAAAAAACAGGCAGGTCCCAGTTCCGTTCCTCTGCACAATGGGAGAGACCTGGATGCATTTGTCAACAATTTTGATGCCAGTGTGGTTG gttttttctcaggtgttgacAGCTCTCAGATGGCTGAGTTTCTGAAGGCGTCTAGTGCCATGAGAGACAGCCACCGCTTTGCCCACACTACAGACCTGAGCCTGGGCCTCAAACACGGTGTGGAATCAGA CACGGTGGTGCTCTTTCGGCCCCCACGACTCAACAGCAAGTTTGAGGACAGCTTGGTCAAGTCTGATGAGGCTGTCTCTACCGCCTCTCTCCGTCAATTCATCAGAGATAATGTGTTTGGGCTGTGCCCCCATCTGACTgctgagaacagagagaacatgagggGACGGGACTTGCTGGTGGCCTACTACGACGTGGATTACCTCCGCAACATCAAGGGCACCAACTACTGGAGGAACAG aGTGATGAAAGTGGCCACTCAGTTCCAGTCTCGGGGGCTGAGCTACGCTGTGGCCAACAGGGCTGAGTTCCAGGAAGAGCTGGAGGAGGAGTTTGGCCTGGGGCCGTCCGACGGGGGAGAGCTGCCTCTCATCACCATCAGGAACAGGGAGGGCCACAAGTACAGCATGCAGGAGGAGTTCAC ACGGGACGGGAAATCCCTGGAGAGGTTCTTGGAGGACTACTTTGCTGGTAAACTGAAGAGGCAGGTCAAGTCAGAGGCTGCTTCCGAAAACAACGACGGCCCAGTCAAG GTGGTGGTGGCAGACAACTTTGAGGAGATAGTGAACAACCCTTCCAAGGACGTGCTGGTGGAGTTTTATGCACCCTGGTGTGGACACTGCAAAAGCCTGGAGCCCAAATACACAGAGCTTGGGGAACAG TTGTCTGCCGACACCCACATTGTTATAGCAAAGATGGATGCCACCGCTAACGATGTTCCTCCAACCTACGATGTCCAGGG TTTCCCCACTATTTTCTTCGTCCCAGCAGGACAGAAGGACCAACCTCGGAAATACGAG GGTGGCCGTGAGGTGAATGATTTCCTCAACTACCTGAAGGAGGAGGCCACACATCCCCTTGTCCTGGGCACTGCCAGAGAAGACTTGTGA
- the LOC106580348 gene encoding T-complex protein 1 subunit gamma, producing the protein MMGRPIVVLSQNMKRESGRKVQKGNIGAAKAIADVIRTCLGPRAMMKMLLDPMGGIVMTNDGNAILREIQVQHPAAKSMIEISRTQDEEVGDGTTSVIILAGEMLSVAEQFLEQQMHPTVIISAYRHALDDMLDMLKDISTPVDVNDRAQMLKIINSAICTKALSRWSTMACNIALDAVRTVELEEHGRKEINIKLYAKVEKVPGGFIEDSCVLKGVMVNKDVTHPRMRRMIKNPRIILLDCSLEYKKGESQTDIEITREEDFSRILQMEEEYIQTICEDIIRLKPDLIFTEKGISDLAQHYLMKANITAIRRVRKTDNNRISRACGARIASRTDELREEDVGTGAGLFEIKKIGDEYFTFVTECKDPKACTILLRGASKEILAEVERNLQDAMQVCRNVLLDPSLLPGGGAVEMAVSKRLMERSKTLTGVEQWPYRAVAQALEVIPRTLIQNCGASTIRVLTSLRAKHTLEACASWGVNGETGTLADMMELGICEPLAVKAQTYKTAVETAILLLRIDDIVSGIKKKGDDQAGGGQGAE; encoded by the exons ATGATGGGAAGACCAATCGTCGTGTTGA GCCAGAATATGAAAAGAGAGTCTGGACGCAAGGTTCAGAAAGGGAACATCGGTGCAGCAAAG GCAATAGCAGATGTCATTAGAACATGCCTGGGACCAAGAGCCATGATGAAG ATGCTGCTAGACCCCATGGGCGGCATTGTCATGACCAACGATGGCAACGCCATCCTCCGAGAG ATCCAAGTGCAGCACCCGGCAGCCAAGTCCATGATTGAGATCAGCCGCACCCAGGATGAAGAGGTGGGAGACGGCACCACGTCAGTCATCATCCTCG CTGGAGAAATGCTGTCTGTAGCAGAGCAGTTCCTGGAGCAGCAGATGCACCCCACAGTCATCATTAGTGCCTACAGACACGCCCTGGATGACATGCTCGACATGCTCAAAGACATCAG CACCCCGGTGGACGTGAATGACAGGGCGCAGATGCTGAAGATCATCAACTCCGCCATCTGCACCAAGGCCTTGAGCCGTTGGTCTACCATGGCGTGTAATATTGCCCTGGATGCTGTGCGCACTGTTGAGTTGGAGGAGCACGGACGCAAGGAGATCAACATTAAGCTGTACGCCAAAGTGGAGAAG GTGCCTGGTGGCTTCATTGAGGACTCATGTGTGCTAAAAGGCGTGATGGTCAACAAGGACGTCACTCACCCCCGCATGCGCAGAATGATCAAGAACCCCCGCATCATTCTGCTGGACTGCTCCCTGGAGTACAAGAAGGGCGAGAGCCAG ACTGACATTGAGATCACACGTGAGGAAGACTTTTCCAGGATCCTTCAGATGGAGGAAGAGTATATCCAGACTATCTGTGAAGACATCATCCGCCTCAAGCCAGACCTTATCTTCACTGAGAAGGGCATCTCAG ACCTGGCACAGCACTATCTGATGAAGGCCAACATCACAGCCATCCGCCGCGTCAGAAAGACTGACAACAACCGCATTTCAAG GGCATGTGGGGCTCGCATCGCCAGCCGTACAGACGAGCTGCGTGAGGAGGACGTGGGAACCGGCGCCGGCCTGTTTGAGATCAAGAAGATTGGAGACGAGTACTTCACCTTCGTCACAGAGTGCAAAGACCCCAAAGCCTGCACCATCCTGCTGAGAGGAGCCAGCAAAGAGATACTGGCT gaGGTGGAGCGTAACTTGCAGGATGCCATGCAGGTGTGTCGTAACGTGCTACTGGACCCATCTCTACTCCCTGGAGGCGGGGCGGTGGAGATGGCCGTGTCCAAGAGGCTGATGGAGCGTTCCAAGACCCTGACCGGGGTGGAGCAGTGGCCCTACCGTGCCGTGGCCCAGGCCCTGGAGGTTATCCCCCGTACACTCATCCAAAACTGTGGAGCCTCCACCATCCGCGTGCTCACCTCTCTCAGG GCCAAGCACACCCTGGAGGCCTGTGCATCATGGGGTGTGAACGGAGAGACTGGCACCTTGGCAGACATGATGGAGCTTGGCATCTGTGAGCCGCTGGCTGTGAAGGCCCAGACTTACAAGACTGCTGTGGAG ACGGCCATCTTGCTGCTCCGCATTGATGACATTGTCTCTGGAATCAAGAAGAAAGGTGATGACCAggctggaggaggacagggagctgAGTGA